atccCTTCTCTAAGCTACCTTCAGTTTTTGGAATTAATGATGAGTGGTGAGCTTAATTGAGTGTCGGAGAACAAAGTGACACAGTAGGGTCAATGGCGACAATTTTTTTGTCAAATGAAGGGCTTCAAATGGGGATTTACCTGCATAGTTGCTTTCCAACTTCAGATTAACTGAAGATGAAAATTCATGTGGAAGATCCTTAAATTTATACTCTTCAAGTTTAGGTTACAAGATAATGTTTTCTTAAATTTTGGGGCTTATTTACAGCCTTATAGCTGTGTTCACTTGGCAAGTGTTCAATGTAGATGTTTTTCTCCTTTGCAAAGAAAAGGTTTCTTGTATGTAGACTAATAAATAGCATTTTCCACTCATTGCAGGGTCTTTCTGAAGTCAAACTGACTAGTGAAGAATTAATGTTGAACGTGCTTAACAGGAAATGGATGCTGCAGATTCCTGATACCAAAATTCACCAAATAATGCTTTCTCCAGTGCAAGGAAAATATAGAGATGGACTATTTAGTAATATTTCTTTTGTAAACAACTCTAACCCATACTTTGGAGATCAGTCAATGGGGAAAGACAGTCGACAGCCATCCTTCTATGTTGTGAGGGATGATTTATTACATCCCTTGGTAAATGGTAATAAAGCAAGAAAGTTAGATGGATTGATTCCACTCCTTGTGGATCATTCAGTAACTGATGTGGTAAGATTACATTTCTTTTGGATATAAGATGGCAATTCAAGTTAGAGACATGATCTACTGGAATACagaattttgatttgattacCGTATTATTTTCCTTGCCAACTTTTGGAAATTTGGGTTGCTCCTTTTTCATTATTTCTTTTGATAGGTCAATGAGCATAGATAATAGTTTGATAAGAGAATATGTACTATACATTGATTAGGTGAGCCGGGCTAATCATGGTCCTTCTGGAATATGTTTCGGTTTCAATATAATCCTCAGGGAGAAGTTGCTTTGTGCTTAATTCACTTTAGTTGGCATAAGAAATCTCTTTCTGACCTAAGCTTATGACTGATCTCAGCTTATGTTTTTTCAACTTGTTTCCATTTTTAGGAAATTAGGACATGCAGTGTTTGTCATAAGTAATTAAACTCTTCAATTTTATGGGCTTTGAAGACCAAATAACATTCAACTGAGACATTTTCTAGGTTACATGTGGAGGCTGTCAAAGTGCACATGCAGCAGCTGTTGGTAGGTCACACTTTTGCTACAATTACAGTAGGCAGTTGTCTGATTTTTCGAAGTACAATTGTTTATGCTAAGCAGCTGTGAGAGGCCATGACTGAACTTGTGAGTTGGTTTTTGCAGCTGTTTCATGTGCAGAGACAGGGGTAAAGCCTCATTTGCTTCTGAGAGGGGAGCAGCCTGAAGTTCTGACTGGTTATAACCTGATTTCAACAATATATGGAAATGTTACATATGTTCCGAGGTCTCTTTATGCCCACAGGGATAGTATGCTGAAGACCCATGCTAATTTGGTGGCTGGAAATACTGGCAGTGTTGTACAGTGTAATGATATCCTTGAGACTTTTTTAACAAACCAAACATCTATTGATTTGAACCTGGGGCAAGTGGATGCTTGTAAAATTGTTGAGAACCATCCAAAGAAGGTTTTGATTGTGAATGAAGGAGCTGGGGATGCTGTAGCATTGCTAGGTAACTGCAAACTTATGGTTTTGCCATAAAATGTTTACATTTGTTTTTTCATTTACATGCATTTGTtttgtattattaatttttcctcTGTGGATAAAAGTTGGATGCTAATGCTAGGGAGATGGAATGCTGACAGTTTCCTGGGTCATAGTGATGGGAATGAGTTTCTGCTACCTAGGTCAGATGGGATCGTCATATCTGTACATAAATTGAGAATTTGCTGTTGCTATCAACTACTAGGTTTTCTTATTCTTATATTTAAATAGGTGAAAATAATTGGTAAAACCGTCTACTTGAAAATTTCGAGATTACTTTTTGCCATTGTTATTACTTTGTAAGTCAGGGTTGTTATCTTAGGTCTCTTATTTCAGCTTCATTCTGAGTGGAAGACAAAATTTGTTGATGATTTATGAACTTACATTTTTTCTGAAAATATTGTTTGGTGTGTGCATTAAACTTCAGTGTAACTCTGTGGTCTTTGAAATAGTTGTCATCCCAGGCCCTTTGCCGAGAATTTGAAAATGCATTtgattatttgttgattgatttaAGAATGTGTAAGCACTTCTTTTAAGACTGTTGTTTTCTCATGTCTCTTACCAAGTTTGATCTTGCTATTGATTTGATTACAAGTGgattctgtgtttcttttcttttgaataGGTGTCATTCGCCTGGTGGAGTACTTATGCTGGAATCATTTACTTGGAAAAGATAGACGCATAAAATTGGTGGTAGATGCTGGGACTGGTACAACAGCTATAGGTTTGGGACTCGGAGCCTTATGTTTAGGGTGGGTTCTGCTTTTCATTACAACATTTTAGTTGAATTGACTAACAAATTTTTGAATAATCGTGTGACTGACTGAGTTGTGAATTTCTGAAGCCTTGTGCATCATTTTTAACTGCTCCTGTTGCTATCTCAGGCTTCCGTGGCAGGTAAATGCTGTCATGCTTGCTGATACAATTGATGCATACAAACAAAAGGAGAAAGACTTAATTTCTGATTTCAGCACGCGCTTTGGTTTTCACCTTATTGACCGTAGCTTAAATGAAGTCAAGGGTGGAGTAGTCCACTGGGTGGAGCGCAGCCATAGGAGAAAGTGAGTAACGGCTATAATTGTATTAACGTTAGTCTTAATTCAAACTTTGATTTCTCTTATCCCCTAGCCTTCACCCCACTTAAAATCTATTTACAATCTGGTGTATAACCCTGACGAAGTATGACATTTTCAACTTACTTTGcagaaatgaaataaaaactcTCTAGTGCGCAGCTAACTGTCTCTCTCTCTGTTTGTTGCAGATTTGGCAATGTGTTGGAAGGAGAGATAGAGGCATGCCAAAAAATTGCACAACAGACTGGGATTCTGGTCGATCCTATTTATACCTTAGCTGCTTGGGAAATGGCAACTCAGCTGAGCAAGGAGGAAACAGATGGGGGTGCAAAAATTGTAATGCTTCACACAGGAGGAACTCTTGGCATGTTTGGCTTAGCACAGAGGTATAAAACTTACTTCTATAACCTCAAAGATGGAGTTTCCCCTGCAAAAGTTGCAGATAGTTATTTTGTACCTTAGAAATTCAGccattttttttactaattatgTGGTAACAATTTTCTATCTCTTGCAATTCGAAAGCATCTGCTAGCTCTGAATTtcatattttctattaaattcAATTCTGGCCTGAATCAAATAAGTATAttctcaatttaattcaatcacGATTCAAGCTCAGATtggatttgagcttttgaagtTAAGAAACTTTCTTAAACAAAAAAGAAcagtttgaaataaaatatatatgagaTTGGCTCTGGTAATAATACGAAATAAAGTCTGCATTGTCAGcttcaaaaaatattattatatttgaaCATTCTTGGTGGCAGTGTTaaggtaaaaaataataataataataaacaaacaaatgaaaaacccAACAGCAGAATCTAAGAAACCCTAATAAACAAATCCAGAAATGAACGAACAGAAACCATTTTTCTACCAAAAACGATTCGCCACAGTGAGACGACATGGGTCCGCATTTCGCACACATATGTCTGTCTCTAACATTAGATttccaattttttttcaattcccagattatatatatatatatatatattaagcattaaaaaaaagaagaaggtgAGGGAGGGAAGCAGAGTTCCATGTAACAAGGGGAGCAATTGAGTATGGTCCCATGAAACTTTTCGTCTCTTTGTCTGCTTCTGccctgtgttttttttttcttcttctccctttGTTTGCCCAATCATTCTGCGATTATGCTTCCTTCcatctctttcttctttcttcaacTCCTCATCATGCTTTTTCCGCTTACTCA
This genomic interval from Manihot esculenta cultivar AM560-2 chromosome 12, M.esculenta_v8, whole genome shotgun sequence contains the following:
- the LOC110627455 gene encoding D-cysteine desulfhydrase 2, mitochondrial isoform X1, which encodes MKLQLSSGKTTITALKSGRYRCSQGLSEVKLTSEELMLNVLNRKWMLQIPDTKIHQIMLSPVQGKYRDGLFSNISFVNNSNPYFGDQSMGKDSRQPSFYVVRDDLLHPLVNGNKARKLDGLIPLLVDHSVTDVVTCGGCQSAHAAAVAVSCAETGVKPHLLLRGEQPEVLTGYNLISTIYGNVTYVPRSLYAHRDSMLKTHANLVAGNTGSVVQCNDILETFLTNQTSIDLNLGQVDACKIVENHPKKVLIVNEGAGDAVALLGVIRLVEYLCWNHLLGKDRRIKLVVDAGTGTTAIGLGLGALCLGLPWQVNAVMLADTIDAYKQKEKDLISDFSTRFGFHLIDRSLNEVKGGVVHWVERSHRRKFGNVLEGEIEACQKIAQQTGILVDPIYTLAAWEMATQLSKEETDGGAKIVMLHTGGTLGMFGLAQRYKTYFYNLKDGVSPAKVADSYFVP
- the LOC110627455 gene encoding D-cysteine desulfhydrase 2, mitochondrial isoform X2 — encoded protein: MLNVLNRKWMLQIPDTKIHQIMLSPVQGKYRDGLFSNISFVNNSNPYFGDQSMGKDSRQPSFYVVRDDLLHPLVNGNKARKLDGLIPLLVDHSVTDVVTCGGCQSAHAAAVAVSCAETGVKPHLLLRGEQPEVLTGYNLISTIYGNVTYVPRSLYAHRDSMLKTHANLVAGNTGSVVQCNDILETFLTNQTSIDLNLGQVDACKIVENHPKKVLIVNEGAGDAVALLGVIRLVEYLCWNHLLGKDRRIKLVVDAGTGTTAIGLGLGALCLGLPWQVNAVMLADTIDAYKQKEKDLISDFSTRFGFHLIDRSLNEVKGGVVHWVERSHRRKFGNVLEGEIEACQKIAQQTGILVDPIYTLAAWEMATQLSKEETDGGAKIVMLHTGGTLGMFGLAQRYKTYFYNLKDGVSPAKVADSYFVP